The DNA sequence GGCCACCGCGTCGTCGTCGAGGAACGCGATGACCTCGCCGTACGAGGAGGCGATGCCGGTGTTGCGGCCCGCGGACAGGCCACGGGGGCCCGCGTTGGCGAACACCCGCACATCGGTCGCTTCCTTGTACTCCTTGGTCAGCCGGTCCAGGAGCGCCTCGTTGTGGTCGACGACCAGCAGCGTCTCCAGGGCCGGATACGACTGCGCCCGCACCGAGGAGACCGCCGCGAGGATGTCCTCCCAGCGGTCCTCGGTGTACACGCAGATCACGACGGAGATGTCGGGACCGCTCAAGACGCCTCTCCCCGGACCGAGTGAACCGGGTGCGCCGGCTGAACCGACGGCACCGAGCCGAGCGTCGGGGAGTGCGCCGCGGCGGTGCGGCGGCGCAGAGCACGCCGGTTGGAGCGCTCCTTGAGGATCACCTTGAGCACCCGCAGCCCGTCGCGCACGGCCCGCAGATTGCTCGTGCCGTGGATGCGGAGGTACTCGTGGCTCGGTATCTCCTGCACCTTCAGGCCCGCCTTGACGACCCGGATGTTCATCAGGGTCTCCACCTCGAAGCCGGTGCAGTCGAGGTCGATCTTGTCCAGGCAGTGCCGCCAGAACGCGTTGTAGCCGTAGCAGAGGTCAGTGTAGCGGGCACCGAACTTGCGGTTGACCGCCGTGCACAGTGCCCAGTTGCCGAGCTTGCGGATCGGCGTCATGTCGTCGGTGCCGCCGCCGTTGGCGAAGCGGGACCCCTTGGCGAAGTCCGCGCCCGAGACCAGGGCGGAGACGTACGACAGGATCTCGTTGCCGTCGGCCGAGCCGTCCGCGTCGACCATCACGATGATGTCGCCGGTGGCCGCCTCGAACCCGGTGATCAGGGCATCCCCCTTGCCCTTGCCGCGCTGCCGCACGACCTTGACGTCAGGCCACAGCTCGCGGGCCACCTCGACGGTGTTGTCGGTGGAGTTGCCGTCGACCAGGACCACTTCGTGTATCCAGTCCGGCAGTGTCTTGAAGACGTACGGAAGGTTCTCCGCCTCGTTCATGGCCGGGATCACCACGCTGACCGGTGGTGCGATGGCCAGGTGCATGGAGACGGGCCGGTACTTGCCGACAGTTGACGGACTCTGGTCCGCGACCGCCGGGCGCAGAAAAGAACTCATGAGTCTGGTCCCTCTCGTCCGGTGGACCGCCCGCCCCTGGGCGGCCCGGCATTGTGTCCGGTTCGAAAGGGGGGTTCTCACGTACGGCACGGACGAATGGATCTCCGTGCACGCATGGTGAGCTGGCATATCTGGCCGACCACCGATAATCGGCAGCCGGTCGCGCGGCACGACTCGGTCACAAGTGCGGACACCGTCACCGAGCACCCCCCTACCGCGCCTCGCGCCGGGACCGTCGCGGTCTTGAGCCCTCCCCTAGAGCCGCTTGGTGACAGTCCGATGCGAGTGAGATGTACGACGGTATTGATGATTGAGACTGTATGGCAAGAGCTGGAACGAGCTCTCACGTTTTTGTTGGTTTGACCGTAACCATCCGGGTTGTCTTGACCGTCACCGACGTCCCGAGCGGATCTTCCCCATGCTCTTCAGCAGCCGGTCGGCCGGTTCGAACAGCTCCGGCCGGGTCTGCACGGTGTTGCGCAGCGCCCGGACCGGGGCACGGCGTGCCCGGTGTCCGAACGCGACCGGGTGACGCCGGGTCACCCACCCCTCCGACACCTGCAGCTCACGTGTCTTCAGGGAGTCCTTGTACTCCTTCTGGCCCCGGCCGAGGTCGAGATGGGCGATGCCGTCGGCGGCGGCCGCCTCGGCCATGCGCAGATGCAGGACCAGCCCCGGGGAGTACTTCGAGAACGCCGGGTCGTACGCCGGGAACCAGCAGGCCAGCACCCTCTCGGTGCGCAGCCCGAAGTGCGCCGCGATCGGCTTGCCGCCCGCGTACAGCACCGACAGGATCCCCGCGAACGGCTCGGAACGGGTGTGGAACAGCTGCTCCACCAGCCCGGTGATCCACTCGTGCGCGAACCGGTCGCTGCGCCCGGTCCTGCGGTACTGCGCGGACTTCCAGGCCATCAGCGTGCGCAGGGCCGCCGGATCGCGCTCGTCGTGCACATAGCGCACGCCGTCGTGATCCCGGCCCAGCTTGCGCTCCTTGGCCAGCGTCGACTTCGTGAACTTCGGTGACCGCTCGCGCAGTTGGCTCAGATACGCCTCGTACCCCTGGTCGATGTCCATGACCGGGGACGGGAACGTGCCGGTCGCCGCCTCCTCGAACGCCGCCTGGCCCCCCACCAGGTGGTCGAACTCGAATACGGCGAGCCCGCACGCCTTCAGCAGCTCCCGGGCGTCCCAGGTGAACCCGGGCCGGTGCACCACCCCCTGCGCGTCCGAGACGCCGAGCCCGATGGCCCGGCCGACTCCGGTCGCCGTCCGCTGGAACGGGAAGAACGCCGCCGGCTCGCCGCCCTCCCGCACGACCGCGATCCGCACCCCGCGCCGGCAGCGGCCGACCGCGAGGGCGAACTCGGGCGCGAGGAAGGGGTTGGCCAGCTCGGGCGACCCCTGAAGATGGGCCTTGGACTGCATCGATGTCCACGCCGCCCGGTCGGCGGAGCTGAGCTCGCCGGGGCGGTACACGCTGATGTCCACGTCAGTCAGTCCGCCTTCGCGTCGTACGGCCGCGCAGCCGCCGCACCAGAACCAGCAGGAGAATGAAGGCGCTGATCGCGGTCACGGCCACGATTCCGCCGCGGACCGACCACCGGTGCACGGCCAGCATGCCCTGGGCCACCAGCATGTTGACGACGACCGCGCCCGCAACCGCGGCCACGGTCCTGCCGAAGGGTTCCAGTCCGCGCAGCGTCGCGGCGATCGCCACGGCCGGTGCCGCGAGCAGGAAGAACAGCGTGAACGGGCCGCGCAGCGGTGACTGCGAGCCGACGAGCGCGAGAACCGCGCCGAGTCCCCCCACGGCCGTCGCGGCGCCCGCGAGCAGCGGTGTCAGGTCCCTCCCCGGTCCTGCCCGCTCTCGCTCGGCGTCCTGAGACGCACCTGTCTTGCTACTTAAGGTCTGCATTGGCGACTTTGCCCCCCGAAGCGCCGGATGCCGGGCTTCAATGTCGCTCAGCTCCGTGGGGGCCGTCAAGACGTTCCCCGGAGACGGTGGGCGTCTCCGGGGAACGGGTGCCTCTGGTCGTACGGGTGTGCTGTTACGGGACGAGCTTCAGCAGCCGGTTGGGCGAGCCGGTGCCCGGGCCGGTGACCACGTTGGTGGTGGCGGCGCCCGTCAGGGCAGAGGCGACCGAGGCCGGGGTGGCCGAGGTGTGGTTCGCCAGGTAGACCGCCGCCGCGCCCGCGACGTGCGGGGTCGCCATCGACGTACCGGAGATGGTGTTCGTCGCGGTGTCGCTCGTGTACCAGCCGGCCGTGATGGAGGAGCCGGGGGCGAAGATGTCCAGCACCGAGCCGTAGTTGGAGTAGCTGGCCCGGGCGTCCGAGCTGGTGGTGGCGCCGACGGTGATCGCCTCCGTCACGCGGGCCGGGGAGTACGAGGAGGCGTTGGCGTTGCTGTTGCCGGCCGCGACGGCGTAGGTCACTCCGCTGGCGATGGAGTTGCGCACGGCCGTGTCCAGCGTGGTGGAGGCGCCGCCGCCGAGCGACAGGTTGGCGACCGAGGGACCGGAGTGGTTGTTGGTCACCCAGTCGATGCCCGCGATGACGCCGGCGGTGGTGCCGGAGCCCGCGTTGTCGAGCACGCGCACCGCCACGATCTTCGCCTTCTTGGCGACGCCGTAGGTCGAGCCCGCGATCGTGGTCGCCACATGGGTGCCGTGGCCGTTGCCGTCGGAGGCGGTGGTGTCGCCGTCGACCGCGTCGTAGCCGTAACTGGCACGGCCGCTGATCTGCTGGTGGGTGATGCGCACGCCGGTGTCGATGACGTACGCCGTCACGCCGCTGCCCGCGCTGTCCGGGTAGGTGTAGGTGCCGGAGAGCGGAAGCGCGGACTGGTCGATGCGGTCCAGGCCCCAAGGGGCGCTGGTCTGCGTGGTGTCGGCCAGCTGGACGCGCTGGTTCTGCTCGACGGACGCCACGGCCGGGTCGGCGGCGAGTTGTCTGGCCTCGGTCGCGGAGAGGCTGGCGGTGTAGCCGTTCAGCGCCTTGGTGAACGTCTTGCGCACCGAGCCGCCGTACTCCTTCACCAGGTCCTTGCCGGCGGCCGAGGAGGCCTTGAGGCCGGCGCTCTTCTTCAGCGTGACGATGTAGCTGTCCTTGATCGCCGTGGGGGAGCCGGCGGCCAGGACGTTCCCCTCGGCCGGGGCGGCCTGGGCGGGGAGGGAGGTGAGCCCGCCGACGAGGGCGGCGGTCGCCAGGCCGGTTATCGCGGCGAACCGGATTTTGTTGCTACGCAGTTGTGCCATTACGAGGGAGTCCTCCTCAAGGCGGTGCGCAGGTGGTGCGCGCACATGTGGGGGGTGCGTGCGCTGTCGCACGCACGGCCCTGGAACGTTGCGTTCCCGTTCCCAAGCCGAGGTAAAGGATCTGTGGTCCCGAGGCGACGGACAAGGGAGTTGACGACCTGTCAACAATCCTGTCATGCACACGAAATGCACCACATGGCGAACGCACAGGGTGGAAGTCGTGATGTCCGGGAAAGTCTTGGCATGGACACTTCCCGTCAACACGCGTAGTTGGTACGACGGTTAAAGCAGAGATCCTGCTATAGGGAGGTTCCATGAGACGTTCCCGACTTTCCGTATACGTCGCCTCACTCCTCCTCGCCGTCGGCACCGCCCTCACCGGGGCTGCGACGGCGCAGGCAGCAGACAGCGCCGCCGCAGGCGGCTATGTGGCCCTCGGCGACTCCTACTCCTCGGGCCTCGGCGCGGGGAGCTACATCGGCTCCAGCGGCGACTGCAAGCGCAGCACGAAGGCGTACCCGTACCTCTGGGCCGCCGCGAACTCACCCTCGTCGTTCGACTTCACGGCGTGCTCAGGCGCTCAAACGGGTGATGTCACGGCCAGTCAGCTCGGCCCGCTCAGCTCCGCCACCACACTCGTGTCCGTCTCCATCGGCGGCAACGACGCCGGCTTCGCGGACATCATGACGACCTGTGTGCTGCAGGGTGACAGTGCCTGCGTCGCACGCATCAACACCGCGAAGGCGTTCGTCGACTCGACGCTGCCCGGCAGGCTCGACAACGTGTACACCGCCATCCGGACCAAGGCCCCGTCCGCCCATGTGGTCGTGCTCGGCTACCCCCGCTTCTACAAGCTGGGCGCGTCGGGGTGCATCGGCCTGTCCGAGACCAAGCGCAGGGCGCTCAATGACGCCGCCGACTACATCAACGCCGCCACCGAGAAGCGTGCCCTGGACCACGGGTTCACGTTCGGCGACGTACGGCCCACCTTCACCGGGCACGAGCTCTGCTCCGGCAGTTCATGGATGCACTCCGTGAACTGGCTCAACATCCCGGAGTCGTACCACCCGACGGCCGCGGGCCAGTCGGGTGGTTATCTGCCGGTTCTGAACGCCGCGGCCTGAACTAGGAGCCGGGCGATCCGGTAGGCGTCTGCGAGACCCCGTCCGTCGGGGTCTCCGTCTCACAGGTCACCGAGAACGGCACCGAGTTGGACTTCGTCTCCACCGGGTCGCGGACCTCGACACTGATCTCGTTCTCGAACGTCCCGCTGTCGTCGTACGTCGTCACGAACGCCCTGTCCTGCTTGGTCCGCCCCCCGCCCTCCGGGAAGGACAGGGTCTTCCAGCCCTGGTCCATGACCTCGCCGTCCTGCGACACCCAGCGATAACTGACCTGCGCGGGCAGCCGCCCCACCGTGAACGTCGCCGTGAACGCGGGCGCCCGGCCGTCCGGCGGCGGACAGGACCCGGCGTACTCGGTGTTGGCGCCCGCCAGCGTCACCTTCACGGACTGCGGCGCCGGAGTCGTACGACTGCTGCTCGGACTGGGCGTCGGGCTCTGACCCCCGTCGGTCGCGTTCTCGTCGTCCGTCTCGGTCGGCGAAGTCCCCTCGCCCGTCTGGGTGGTGGTCTCCTGGCCGCCCGCGTCCCCGCCGCCGTCGTCCCCGCGGTTGAGAAGGGCGTACGTCAGCCCTGCCACGGCCAGCGCCACGGCGGCGATGCCCGCGATCAGCACGAGGGCGGCGCGGCGGCGCCGCTCGGGGCGGACGGGAGCGGTGTCGTGGGCGGAAGCGGCGGCCGGCGTGGGCCGGGTGGGTCCGGGCGGTGGGACGGGGGCCGTGGGCCCGGTCCGCGGCGGAGTCCGGTGGGCCGCGATGGTCGGGCTGTAAGGAGCCCCCTGGACGGCGTCCGCGCGCGGCGTCCCTCCCGCGCCGATGACCCGCAGGTCCTGTTCGGCCCGGTCGGCCGGCAGCCGCTCGGCCGGGTCCTTGCGCAGCAGTCCCTCGATGACGGGGGCGAGCGGTCCGGCCCGGCGGGGCGGGGGCAGCTCCTCGTCGACGATCGCGCGCAGGGTGCTGAGCGGGGTGGTCTGGCGGAACGGGGAGTTGCCCTCCACAGCCGCGTAGAGCAGGACGCCGAGGGACCACAGGTCCGACTCAGGGCCGGGCGTGCGGCCCAGCGCCCGCTCCGGGGCGAGGAACTCGGGGGAGCCGATGACCTCGCCGGTCATCGTCAGCGCGGAGCTGCCCTCGACCATGGCGATACCGAAGTCGGTCAGGACGACCCGGCCGTCGTTCGACAGCAGCACGTTCGCCGGCTTCACGTCCCGGTGCAGCACCCCGGCCTCGTGCGCGGCCCGCAGTGCGGACAGCACCTCGGCGCCGATGTGCGCCACACGCTGGGGGCTCAGCGGGCCCTCGGCGTCCAGCAGCTCGGCCAGCGAGATGCCGCGGACCAGCTCCATCACGATCCAGGGCCGGCCGTCCTGCGTGGCCACGTCGTACACCGTGACGACATTGCGGTTGGCGACCCGCGCCGCGGCCCACGCCTCGCGCTCCAGCCGGGCGTACATCCGCTCGACCTCCGGGCCCGCCAGCCCGTGCGGCGCACGCACCTCCTTGACCGCGACCTCGCGGTGCAGCAGCTCGTCGCGGGCCCGCCACACGGTGCCCATGCCGCCCTCGCCGAGCGGGGAGAGGAGGCGGTAGCGGCCCGCGATCAGACGTTCACTGCCCGGTTCTTCGGACACGGGCGTCCCCCATTCGCATCCGAGCGAAATCTGCACTCCGCGTGATTTCTCCACAAAAGTAGCTCAGCCGAGTGCGGATGCCGCCCCCTGGAGAACCAATCCGGCCCCGATCAGCACGACGAGCACCGCGGATCCCAGTGGAGCGGTCCTGCGGACGAAGACCGTCAGGGGGTGCGCCATCCAGCGGGGCTGCCTGTCCAGCACCCGCGTCACTCCCGTACCCAGCCTCACGACGGCGAACCCGGCCGCGGTGAGGGTGAGCGCGAGCCCGGCGCCGTACGCGATGACGAGCAGCAGCCCGAACCAGGCCTTCCCGAGCGCCGCCGCGCCGACGAGCACCACCACCGCGGAGGGGCTGGGCACGAGGCCGCCGGCGAATCCGAGCAGGATCGTGCCGCGGAGGGTGGGGGCGGTGGAGTGGGTGTGGGTGAAGCCGCCGTGGGTGTGGGTGAGGAGGCCGCGGGTGCGGGGGTGCCCGTGCGTGTGGGAGTGGTCGTGTCCGTGCTGGTGGGGGTGGCCGGCGGGGGCGTGCGCATGGACGTGGCCGTGCGTGGGGGTGGGTGTCGCTGGAGCGGTGTGGGCGTGGGCGGCGACCAGGACCGGTTGGCGCTCGTGGGTGTGGTCGGCCTCGTGGGTGTGCTCGTGTCCGTCGGTGTGATCGTGCGGGTGGGTGTGGTCGTGCGGGTGGGTGTGGTCGTTGTGCTCGTGCCCGTGGGGAAGGTCATGGCCATGGTCGTGCGCGTGTTCGTGCCCGTGCGTGTCGGGGCGGCCGTGGCCGCGGAAGTGCCAGGCCCGGCGTACGAGTGTCGCGCCCGCCGCGATCACCAGGGCGCCGCTCGCGATGCCCAGCCAGGTGATGACCGAGGGTGCCGCCGCCGAACCGGCGGTGACCAGGAGGCCGAGGGCGACCACGCCCAGGGTGTGCGTGACCGTCACCGAGGCGGCCAGCGGCAGGACGTCCTTCATCCGGGCCCGGCCGCCGCGGGCCGCCGCCACCGCTGCCATCAGGGTCTTGCCGTGGCCCGGCGCGAGCGCGTGCATCGCGCCGAGGAAGATCGCGAGGAGTAGGGCGAGGGCGGCGAAGCCGACGGTCAGGTCCTGGCGGGAGACCAGGCCGTCCAGGGCGCGCGTCCAGCGGTCGGCGCCGCGCGGCAGGACGGAGGCACCGGGGGCGTTCTGCTCCGCCTCGGCGAGGGCCGGTCCGCCGGGGCGCACCCGCAGGGACGCGGCCTTGGTGTCGGCCGGGGAGGAGAGCAACTCCTGCGGATACGCGGTCAGTTCGCGGGAGATCGACTCCTTCGGCACGTCCGAGGCGGTGAGTGTCATACGGTCGCCGCGCGCCGTGACCTCCCGCCAGCCGGGGCCGGATTCCGTGCCCGCGCCGCGGAAGCCGAGGTCGATCGTGGCATCGCCGGCGTTCTCGGGGAGCGGCGCCGTCAGCCGGCATTCGACGCGCAGGGTGTCGAGCCCCGCCTGACCGGGCCGCACGCGCGCGTGGCTGCCGTTCAGCGCGAGTCCGACCGAACGGCCGTCCACGGTGACCTCGCTGCCCCGCACGGCGTCCTCGCACCGCTGCCGGGCCCATGCCGACATGCCCGCTTTCTCGATGTCCGGCTTGGCCTGCGTCGCCGGGATCTCGGCGAGGTCCTCGACGTGATGGACGCGCAGTTCGCCGGGGGCGGCGACGAGGCCGTCGTAGCGGTTGACGGTGAAGTTGCCGAGGGGGTGCGCGCTCGCGGGAGGGGCGGAGAACAGCGCGAGCGCGCAGGCCGCCGTGAGGACGGCGGCGCAGGAGGCGAGCGGACGACGGAGGGTCACTTGGCCGCCTCCGGGTTCTTGAGGGCCGTACGGGCTTCCTTGGCGCCCAGCGGCGAGAAGCCGGGGTTCAGCTTCAGCGCGGCCCGGAGGTGCTCGCGGGCGTTCTCGACGTTGCCCGTGGCGTGCTCGATGATCCCGCGGTGGTACAGGAACGCGGCGCTGCGGTAGCCGGTGGCCGTGGCCCTGCGGGCGTAGGGCAGGGCTTCCTCGTCCTTGCCGTTGACGTGCAGTGCCCAGGCGAGGGCGTCCGCGGTGTGCACGGTGTGGCGGCGGTTCCACTCGGCGCGGGCGGCGCGCAGAGCGGACGCCTTGTCGCCGTGGTCGGCCGCAGCGAGGGCGGTGTCGAGGTCGGCGTTGACGCCGTTGGCGCGGGCGAGGGCGGTCCAGGCGTCGACGAGCGCGTACTGGTCGTCGGCCTCGGTCCGGTCGCCTTCCGCCTCGTACAGCTCGCCGAGTTCGACGAGCGGGCCCGGGAGCGGGTACCGGGACACGACGTCCTTCAGTCCCTTGATGGCGCCGGCCCTGTCACCGCGCCCGGACTGTGCGCGGGCCCGTCCTTCGAGCGCGGGGACGTAGTTCTCGTCGGCGGCGAGGGCGCGGGCGTAGTGGGTGAGGGCGGTGTCGTAGTCGCCCTGGTTCCATGTGAGTTGGCCGAGCTGGGTGGCGACGAAGGCGATGTCGCCGGGGGCCACTGCCGAGGAGAGCGCCTGCTGCAGCACGCGCTGGGCCGTGGTGACGTCGCCGCGCAGTTCGTGCACGTACGCGTACCGCGTGAAGACCGGGACGCCCGGACGGCGGTCGTCGGCGGTGTTGGCCGCCTCGGCGGCGTCGGTGTAGCGGCCGAGTTCGACGAGGGCGTCGATGCGGGTGCACAGGGCGCGTTCGCTGTAGGGGTTGATCTTCAGGGCCCGGTCGGCGTACTTCAGCGCGTCCTCGAAGTCGTGGCGGGCGGCGGCGAGGGCGGCCCGGCCGGCCAGGGCCTGGTCGTTGTCGGGGTCCAGCTCCAGTGAGCGCTTGAAGGCCTGCTCTGCCTGCGGGTAGCGGGAGGGGTCGCCCTTCGTGCGGGCCTGTTCGACGTAGGCGAGGCCGAGGGTGGCCCAGCTGCCGAAGTCCTTCGGCTGGTCGCGGAGGTGGGCCTGGAGGGAGGAGATGCCCGAGTCGAGGTCGCCGGTGGCGAGGAGGCCGGGCGACACCGCGGCGGACGCCGGGGCGAGGCTCTGGCTCGTGTTGTCGCGGGCGGCGCCCAGCGCGATGGAACCGGCGGTGAGTGCCACGGCGAGCAGGGCGGCGCAGCCGGTCAGGTGGAGTGCGCGGCTGCGGCGTGCGGCTGCGGCTACGCGGCGCAGTGCGGCCACGCGGTTCTCGCCCGCGCCGCCCTTACCCTTCCCGTCCTCCTGGGACTCCGCCCCTTCG is a window from the Streptomyces sp. NBC_00299 genome containing:
- a CDS encoding glycosyltransferase family 2 protein; the encoded protein is MSSFLRPAVADQSPSTVGKYRPVSMHLAIAPPVSVVIPAMNEAENLPYVFKTLPDWIHEVVLVDGNSTDNTVEVARELWPDVKVVRQRGKGKGDALITGFEAATGDIIVMVDADGSADGNEILSYVSALVSGADFAKGSRFANGGGTDDMTPIRKLGNWALCTAVNRKFGARYTDLCYGYNAFWRHCLDKIDLDCTGFEVETLMNIRVVKAGLKVQEIPSHEYLRIHGTSNLRAVRDGLRVLKVILKERSNRRALRRRTAAAHSPTLGSVPSVQPAHPVHSVRGEAS
- a CDS encoding GNAT family N-acetyltransferase, translated to MDISVYRPGELSSADRAAWTSMQSKAHLQGSPELANPFLAPEFALAVGRCRRGVRIAVVREGGEPAAFFPFQRTATGVGRAIGLGVSDAQGVVHRPGFTWDARELLKACGLAVFEFDHLVGGQAAFEEAATGTFPSPVMDIDQGYEAYLSQLRERSPKFTKSTLAKERKLGRDHDGVRYVHDERDPAALRTLMAWKSAQYRRTGRSDRFAHEWITGLVEQLFHTRSEPFAGILSVLYAGGKPIAAHFGLRTERVLACWFPAYDPAFSKYSPGLVLHLRMAEAAAADGIAHLDLGRGQKEYKDSLKTRELQVSEGWVTRRHPVAFGHRARRAPVRALRNTVQTRPELFEPADRLLKSMGKIRSGRR
- a CDS encoding S8 family peptidase, which encodes MAQLRSNKIRFAAITGLATAALVGGLTSLPAQAAPAEGNVLAAGSPTAIKDSYIVTLKKSAGLKASSAAGKDLVKEYGGSVRKTFTKALNGYTASLSATEARQLAADPAVASVEQNQRVQLADTTQTSAPWGLDRIDQSALPLSGTYTYPDSAGSGVTAYVIDTGVRITHQQISGRASYGYDAVDGDTTASDGNGHGTHVATTIAGSTYGVAKKAKIVAVRVLDNAGSGTTAGVIAGIDWVTNNHSGPSVANLSLGGGASTTLDTAVRNSIASGVTYAVAAGNSNANASSYSPARVTEAITVGATTSSDARASYSNYGSVLDIFAPGSSITAGWYTSDTATNTISGTSMATPHVAGAAAVYLANHTSATPASVASALTGAATTNVVTGPGTGSPNRLLKLVP
- a CDS encoding SGNH/GDSL hydrolase family protein is translated as MRRSRLSVYVASLLLAVGTALTGAATAQAADSAAAGGYVALGDSYSSGLGAGSYIGSSGDCKRSTKAYPYLWAAANSPSSFDFTACSGAQTGDVTASQLGPLSSATTLVSVSIGGNDAGFADIMTTCVLQGDSACVARINTAKAFVDSTLPGRLDNVYTAIRTKAPSAHVVVLGYPRFYKLGASGCIGLSETKRRALNDAADYINAATEKRALDHGFTFGDVRPTFTGHELCSGSSWMHSVNWLNIPESYHPTAAGQSGGYLPVLNAAA
- a CDS encoding serine/threonine-protein kinase: MSEEPGSERLIAGRYRLLSPLGEGGMGTVWRARDELLHREVAVKEVRAPHGLAGPEVERMYARLEREAWAAARVANRNVVTVYDVATQDGRPWIVMELVRGISLAELLDAEGPLSPQRVAHIGAEVLSALRAAHEAGVLHRDVKPANVLLSNDGRVVLTDFGIAMVEGSSALTMTGEVIGSPEFLAPERALGRTPGPESDLWSLGVLLYAAVEGNSPFRQTTPLSTLRAIVDEELPPPRRAGPLAPVIEGLLRKDPAERLPADRAEQDLRVIGAGGTPRADAVQGAPYSPTIAAHRTPPRTGPTAPVPPPGPTRPTPAAASAHDTAPVRPERRRRAALVLIAGIAAVALAVAGLTYALLNRGDDGGGDAGGQETTTQTGEGTSPTETDDENATDGGQSPTPSPSSSRTTPAPQSVKVTLAGANTEYAGSCPPPDGRAPAFTATFTVGRLPAQVSYRWVSQDGEVMDQGWKTLSFPEGGGRTKQDRAFVTTYDDSGTFENEISVEVRDPVETKSNSVPFSVTCETETPTDGVSQTPTGSPGS
- a CDS encoding HoxN/HupN/NixA family nickel/cobalt transporter, yielding MTLRRPLASCAAVLTAACALALFSAPPASAHPLGNFTVNRYDGLVAAPGELRVHHVEDLAEIPATQAKPDIEKAGMSAWARQRCEDAVRGSEVTVDGRSVGLALNGSHARVRPGQAGLDTLRVECRLTAPLPENAGDATIDLGFRGAGTESGPGWREVTARGDRMTLTASDVPKESISRELTAYPQELLSSPADTKAASLRVRPGGPALAEAEQNAPGASVLPRGADRWTRALDGLVSRQDLTVGFAALALLLAIFLGAMHALAPGHGKTLMAAVAAARGGRARMKDVLPLAASVTVTHTLGVVALGLLVTAGSAAAPSVITWLGIASGALVIAAGATLVRRAWHFRGHGRPDTHGHEHAHDHGHDLPHGHEHNDHTHPHDHTHPHDHTDGHEHTHEADHTHERQPVLVAAHAHTAPATPTPTHGHVHAHAPAGHPHQHGHDHSHTHGHPRTRGLLTHTHGGFTHTHSTAPTLRGTILLGFAGGLVPSPSAVVVLVGAAALGKAWFGLLLVIAYGAGLALTLTAAGFAVVRLGTGVTRVLDRQPRWMAHPLTVFVRRTAPLGSAVLVVLIGAGLVLQGAASALG
- a CDS encoding tetratricopeptide repeat protein; translation: MAPRTNDSASQPVRRLRTRPFRPMGVQGAQPPGGVEGAESQEDGKGKGGAGENRVAALRRVAAAARRSRALHLTGCAALLAVALTAGSIALGAARDNTSQSLAPASAAVSPGLLATGDLDSGISSLQAHLRDQPKDFGSWATLGLAYVEQARTKGDPSRYPQAEQAFKRSLELDPDNDQALAGRAALAAARHDFEDALKYADRALKINPYSERALCTRIDALVELGRYTDAAEAANTADDRRPGVPVFTRYAYVHELRGDVTTAQRVLQQALSSAVAPGDIAFVATQLGQLTWNQGDYDTALTHYARALAADENYVPALEGRARAQSGRGDRAGAIKGLKDVVSRYPLPGPLVELGELYEAEGDRTEADDQYALVDAWTALARANGVNADLDTALAAADHGDKASALRAARAEWNRRHTVHTADALAWALHVNGKDEEALPYARRATATGYRSAAFLYHRGIIEHATGNVENAREHLRAALKLNPGFSPLGAKEARTALKNPEAAK